The genome window ACTTCCCGCTCAAAGCACGTGACCGCATCCATTCGATGCTGGACGAAGGCACTTTCGAAGAGATGGACATGGGTGTCAGTTCGCTCGACCCACTTGAGTTCAACGCGACGAGCTCTTACCCTGAAAAGCTGAAAGCCAACCAGAACAAGACCAAGGAGACCGACACCGTCATCTCTGGCGTCGGCATCATGGGTGGCATCAAGGTGAGCATCGCAGTCATGGACTTTCGCTTCATGGCAGCTAGCCTCGGCTCTGCAGCTGGCGAAAAGTTGACCCGCACCATTGAGCGCGGTGTCGATCAAAAGATTCCCGTCATCATCGTCTCTGCTTCGGGTGGTGCACGTATGCAGGAAGGCATCCTCAGCCTCATGCAAATGGCCAAAACCAGCGCGGCACTCGCCCGCTTGAGTGAAGCAAAGATCCCTTATTTCTCGATTTTGACCAACCCGACCATGGCTGGTGTCATGGCAAGTTACGCGTCCCTCGGTGATGTCATCATCGCCGAGCCCGAAGCATTGATTGGTTTTGCAGGCCCTCGCGTGATCAAAGAAACCACACAACAGGATCTTCCTGCCGGTTTCCAAACATCCGAATTCCTAGTCGACCGCGGTCTGATTGACCTGATCATCCCACGTGGCGAAATGCGCGATCGTATGATCAACATGCTCAAGGCGCTCTACCGAGCACCGAAAGCGGCAAAAGCTAGCTAAGCACCTTGGCCATATGTCTGCGCCGGCCGACTATAACGCGACACGCGACTATCTGTATTCCCTTAAACACAAGGGCGCAAAATACGGCATTGATCGTATGCGCCTGTTCGTGGATGCACTCGGGCACCCTGAAGAAGCGTTCCCGGTCATCCACGTCGCCGGCACCAACGGCAAAGGCTCGACCTGCTCGATGCTGGAGTCGATCTACCGCGCCAACGGCTACAAAACGGGGCTCTACTCCTCGCCACACTTAGTGCGCCAAGGTGAGCGCGTGCAGGTCAACCGCGAGATTCTGGACGAGGCCGACATTGTGGCCTACACCAAGCACCTCAAGCCCGTCGCCGAACAGATCGGCGAAGGTGATCCCGACGACCATCCATCGTTCTTCGAATTTATGACGGCCATGGCGTTTTTGCGCTTCGCCGAAGCCAAAGTCGATCTCGCCTTCCTGGAAACCGGACTCGGCGGCCGTCTCGACGCGACCAACGTGGTCGATCCAGAACTCTCGATCATCACATCCGTCAGCCTCGACCACATCGAGCAACTCGGCGATACCATCGAGAAAATCAGTTGGGAGAAGGCCGGTATCATCAAGGCTGGCAAACCTGTGCTGATCGGTAAACTCCCCGACGCAGCCGAATCAGTGGTGCGCAGAGTCGCCCGCGACAAAGGTAGCCCACTCTACTCCGTCTGTGAGCGCTTCCCTGAGTTCGACGCACTCCCCGAAACCAATCTCTCTGGCTCCTGCCAACGTTGGAACGCCGCAACTGCCGTTTACGCGGCCGAAATTCTCAACGAACGCTTCCCGATCGATACCGCACGCACTGCCGAAGCGCTGCAAACCATTCACTGGCCCGGCCGTTGGGAGACGATCCAACTCGCCGACAAGACCCTCATTCTCGACGCCTCGCACAACCCCGAAGGCTCTGAGATGCTGGATGAGAATTTACAGAAGCTGTTCGAGCAGACCAAGCAAAAGCCGATCATCGTCGCGGGCACGCTCGGCGAGTTTCGCGCCCGCAGCCTGATGGCAGTCGTCAGCCGCCACGCCCGCGAGCTACATTTACTCGCACCCGACCAATCCCGCGCCACACCCACGGACGTGCTCGAAACCTGTATCCCCAAAACGAATACAGCACCGATTCACCACCGTGAGCTCGAAGACATTTTCCCTGCTGTCGGCATCTGCACACTCGGTGAGCCTGGCGACACCATCGTCGTGACTGGCTCACTATATTTGATCGGCGAAGTGCTAGAGCACCTCACCTGCGAGACGCCCGTGCAGCAAGGAAAGTTACAGGATACGCCGTAGGCCAGTGAAAGTGATACAGGCATTCCTGCCTGTTACATGTGCATAGTGGCTGACTCCGACGGGACAGACAGGAATGTCTGTGTCACGGCCACGGAAGTGATATAGGCATTCCTGCCTGTTACGTGTGAATAGTGGCTGACTCTGACGGGACAGACAAGAATGTCTGTGTCACGGCCACGGAAGTGATATAGGCATTCCTGCCTGTTACGTGTGAATAGTGGCTGACTCTGACGGGACAGACAAGAATGTCTGTGTCACGGCCCTCAAATTGAATCACTTCAAAATTAGGCTCAGTAATTGCTTGTTACGCCGAACACCTTTTAATCTTCGAATATGGCCGCTCATGACATGCACTTACTCCTCAATCTGGGGTTCATTGTCATTACCGCCGCGACTTTTGCCTTTCTTGGTAAACTGATCCGTATGCCCACCATCGTGGGCTACATTCTCGCCGGCATGGTGCTCGGGCCGGGGCTGCATCTCGTCGAATTGGATCACTCGTTGGAGCTCATTTCCGAACTCGGCATTGCCCTGCTACTCTTTCTCGTTGGCCTAGAGCTTAGCTTTGAAAAGGTCAAAGACCTCGGCCGCGTTGCCCTGATCCTCGGAGGGGCGCAAGTGCTGCTCACCGCGATCGGCGGCACGCTTGTGGCATTTTGCATGGGCTTCAGCCCCATGGCAGCCGTGTTCCTCGGCGGCACGGTTACGTTTAGCAGCACCGTGGTGGTGATCAAGTTGCTCGACCAAAAGGGCGCCATGAGCCGACTCTACGCTCGCATCTCGGTGGCACTCTTTCTAGCGCAAGACATCGTGGTGATCGCGGCGCTGACGATCTTGACGGGCTTCGGCGGCTCCGAACCACTCGCGCCACTGGATCTGTTGATCAATTTTGGTAAAGCCTTCGGCGGCATGGGATTACTACTGATCATCTCGCTGATCGCATCGCGCTACCTACTGCCGAAGCCTTTTGCATGGGCCGCGCGCTCACCCGAAACCGTCTTCATCTGGGCGCTATGCTGGTGCTTCCTGGTCGTAGTGTTGGCGCATAAATTCCATTTATCAGTGGAGATCGGCGCCTTCCTCGCTGGGATTGCCATCGCCCAGTTGCCCATTCACGAAGACTTACACCGACGCCTGCACCCACTGATGGCGTTCTTCATCGCGGTCTTCCTCGTCACGCTGGGAATTAAGATGGAGCTGAGTAGCTTTGGTGCAATCTGGCCTGCGGCGCTGGGGCTCAGCGCGTTTGTCTTACTCATCAAGCCGATCATCGTCTTCAGTATCTTAGCCCGCCTACGGTTTAGCGAATATACCGCCTTTCAAACTGCCATTGCCACTGGGCAAGTGAGCGAGTTCGCCTTCATCCTCCTTGCTCTCGGCGCCACGACTGGGCTGATCGGCCCGGACATCGTCGCGCTCGGCGGCCTCGTTGGTATGATCACCATCGCGCTCTCCTCCTATCTCATCATCCATAGCGAAGCGCTCTACCGAATCATCGCCCGCACGGGTATCCTGAAACGACTGGGAGCCAAACAAGAGCCCGACAAAGAGACGCTTCGCCACCGCAAGGATCACGTGATCGTCGTCGGCATGAACGCCCTAGGCCGCGAGATCGTGAAACAACTCACACTCCGCAGTGAACGCGTTCTCGCGATCGATACCGACCCCAAGAAGCTTGAAGGCCTCGGTGGTGCTGACACCTTGATCGGCAATGTCGAATACCAATCCGTCGTCGAAGAAGTTGGCCTGCGCGAAGCACGGCTCGTCGTCTCCGCATTGCAAATTGAAGACACCAACCACCTGCTCGCCTACCGCTGCCGCTCCGCGGGGGTGCCTAGCGCGATCCACGCCTTCGACATGTCTGTGGTCGAAGACTTACTGGACCTCGATACGACGTATCTAATGATGCCTGCCGCCGACGGCATCATCCAGCAGCGCGACCTAATGGAAGAGGAAGGAGTGTTTCACCGATGAGTGGTATTTGCATCCTTCTTGTCGCTGCTGCGATTGCGTTTGGCTTGGCAAAGCTACTGCGCCTCCCGCCGATTCCGTTGCTGATGCTGATCGGCGCCGTGCTGCATGAGCTGGCGAACTTCTGGGATATCAAAGTGCCGGAGGACTTGCTCAGCGAAATGATGGAGCTCGGGCTGGCGATGCTGGTCTTTACCGCAGGCGTCGACCTGAGCCCGCGTCGGATGCTTGGCCGCACGCGTGCGATCATCACGGTGGCGTCTGTGCAGTTCTTCATTCTCGGGCTGGCGGGCGTAATCACAGCCTTCGCGCTCGGCTACGATGTAACCACCGCTCTTTATCTGGGCTGCGCACTATCAGCCAGTTCGACGCTCGTGGTGGTGCGTCATTTACAACGTCGCCGTCAAATGTTTGAGCCCTTCGGCCGCCTCGTGCTCGGGGTGCTGCTGGTGCAAGATCTCTTCATTATCCTCATCATGGTGGCACTGCTCAAATCGCCCGAAGGCGGAGTTGAGAGCTTCTTTGCCGTCACCCGCGCGGTCGGCCTCGGTTGCGTCGCAATTGGGATACACCGCTGGTTCGTGCCGTGGATCACACGTCGCCTCAAGCTCGATGACGAAGAGTTGATGCTCGGTGCGCTCGGCATTCTGTTCGTGTTCTCGGGACTCGCCTACGTGCTCAAGCTCCCTTTCCTCGTCGGCGCATTCTTTGCTGGGTTCTCGATTTCCGCGTTCCCGATGAACGGACTCGTGCGCGGCATGCTCGGCTCGCTCTCCAGTTTCTTCCTCGCGCTATTTTTCATCGCAGTTGGTGCATCGCTGACCATGCCACAAGGTGATATGCTCTGGCACAGCCTGGTGTTCATTATTGTATTGATCATCGTCACCGTCGGGCTCGTCTCAGTGATCGGCGAAGCGGTCGGCTACTCCACCCGCGCCTCCATCGAGGCTGGCATTCTACTCTCCCAAACCAGCGAATTCTCACTCCTGCTCGCACTGGCTGGCATGTCGTCGGGGCAAATCAGTGCTGAGCTGTTCTCAATGATCACCTTGATCACAGTGAGCACCATGACGCTGACGCCGCTGATCTCACGCGATAAAATAGCCTGGTCGCTGATGAAACTGCACCCGCGCTATCGACGCGGCGAGCTGGACAGCGCGAATTTACGCGGGCACGCCGTGCTACTCGGCTACGGACGAGCCGGACGTCAAACCCTGCAACTCTTTAAAGAGCACGACATCCCTGTGATCGTGATCGACGACGATGCTGCAGTCATCCGCAAGCTCATCGCCCTCGATGTGCGTTGTATCCAAGGCGACGGCGCGAACCCTCGTATTCTGAAACAAGCCAACTGCCGCCAAGCTAAAGCGGTGGTCTGCTCGATGCGTCGCACACGCGACGCAAAAATCGCCCTCGATTACTTGAGAAACCACTCCACCAAGGTCTTCATCCGCACCTTTGAGCCGGATGAAACTGAATTCGTCAAAAAAGCCGGCGGCTATCCAATCGAAACCGCCCGCGCGTCGGCACATACCATGATCGAGTGGTTAGATGTGAATTTGAAGGAAGGTTGATGGGTTGAGAACATCAGCACTTTAATCGTTCATCCTAAAAAGATGAGTTGAAACGACGAATCACGCAGATCAACGCGAATAAATGACAGAAGATGCATATCCACAATCCATAAAACTCACCGAAGAGAAGCAATCTCTTCGCCACTTCGGCTACCTCTCAGATTGCTTTTTCTTCATCCTAGATTCGGCAGTTGGCATGGGCTCTGATTCTTAAACCGCTAATGGACGTTAATTAACGTCAATCCAGCCCACTGCCAAAATGGCGAATGAGCTAACACTCCATTCATAGTTAGAGACGTCACTCAAGTATTTAAGCAGTATGCATTTAGAACCTCTGATTAACGTTTATTAACGGTTAAACTCATCTTTTTAGGTTCATGCATCGTGCTGGATAAACGTTCAATCAGCGTCAATAAGCGGTTAAAAAAAATGCGTTGGATTGGTTCTTCTTTTGTCCCTGAAAATGACCTCCGACAGTTTCATCGTCGTAGCCGCTTCTTCAATTCATCGAGGCTCAGCCATTTTGCATCTCCCGACGCGATTGTCTGCCTTCGCTCCTCAAGAACAGCTCCATGCCAGCCTTGAGAGCTGGGCGCATTCTTCTCATCCTGACACATGGCATCCCAAAACGACTCCATAGCCTGCAGACGCTCCATGCGACTCATCTTACTCACATCAGGATTCATACGTCAGTAGCTAACGAAAGTGCCTCGCGCGACAAGAAGTTAACGATGTGAATTTGTTAACTTAAGCAGGAATATAACAATCTTTGACATCCCGATACATATCATTAGCGTTCCCGTATGAATGTTTCACTCACCCCCAAGTTGGATCAATTCGTCGCCGACCAAGTCAAACAGGGGCGCTATCGCTCATCGAGCGAGGTCGTGCGCGAAGGCCTACGCCTTCTAGAAGCGAATGAGGCGAAACTACAAAACTTACAGCAACAAGTCGAAGAAGGCCGCCAGTCCGGATACAATAATGGCAAACCCGCCATGCAACGCCTCCGCGAAACACTGAAGAATAAGCACGGTGTCTGATTACGCACTCAGCCGACAAGCCGAGACAGACATCGAAGCCATACTCGATTACATCGCTCAAGACGACCCCGTCTCGGCAGTCGCCTTCTACGAGTCTCTGGATAGGCTCTTCCGGCGCTTGGCCGATTTCCCCAAGATCGGACGCGAGCGAAATGAGATCAGTATTGGCCTACGCTCGATACCAACCGGCCGCTATGTCATCTATTTCGAGCAAGAAAACCCAGTGCAAATCGTCCGAGTGCTGCATTCTGCCCTCGAACTCGACGATGCATGGTAGCTACTGGTAAGACCCCGAAACAGAGTTTCGAGGCTACGATCATTGGAGATCGAACCTGCCGAAATGGACAAGAGTGTCCATACTCCACAAAAAAGCGGCGAGGCACACTGGCCTCACCGCTTTAGAAAAATACTACTGCAAGCGCTTACTTCGCGTTCGCTGCAACCAGCTTGTAGAAATCTACAAACAGGGCATCGGCATCGTTCGGGCCAGGTGCGGCTTCGGGGTGATACTGCACGGAGAAGACGGGCTTGTCCTTGAGGCGTAGGCCTTCGACGGTTTCGTCGTTCAAGTTGATTTCAGTCACAATCGCGCCTGCGGCTTCCAACTCTTCGCGAGTGGAGGCGAAACCGTGATTCTGCGCAGTGATCGACACCTTGCCAGTTTCGAGGTTCTTGACTGGCTGATTACCACCGCGGTGGCCGAATTTCAGCTTAAAGGTCTTTGCACCGATCGCGTGCGTGATGATCTGGTGGCCGAGGCAAATACCGAATGTTGGGTAAAGCTCGATCAACTCCTTCACGGTCGCGTGCGCGTAATCGACTGCACTTGGATCACCAGGGCCATTTGAAAGGAAGACGCCGTCTGGGCTGATCGCTTTGATCTCTTCTGCAGTCGCTGTCGCAGGAAAGACGTGCACATCAAAACCGTGGTGCTGCAATTTACGATAGATCGAGAACTTACCACCAAAGTCCAATGCAGCCACTTTGTAGCGCTTGGTTGGAGCCGCATCACTGAGCAACTGAGTGCCCACAACCGTGAACGGAGTGGATTGCTTACGCTCAGGATCCCACTCATAGGCTTCCTTAGCAGTCACTTCCTTAACGAAGTCGACACCGACGAGACCGCCGAAGTCCTTGGCACGTTGCACCGCTTCTTCGTCTGTAATGTCCTCAGTGCTGATGCAGGCCTTGAGCGCACCAGACACGCGGAGCTTCTTAGTGATCGCACGAGTATCGACACCTTCGATGCCGGGAATACCAGCTTCTGCCAAGTAGTCTTGGATTGAAGTATTGCTGCGCCAGTTACTCGCAACTGGGCTGACTTCGCGAACGATAAAGCCTTTGACCTTCGGACCATCGGACTCAACGTCGTCTGGGCAAATGCCATAGTTGCCGATCTGCACCGCAGTCATTGTGACGATTTGAGAGAAATAAGAAGGGTCGGTCAGGATCTCCTGATAGCCCGTCATACTAGTGTTAAAGCAGGCTTCGCCTACATTAGTCGCTACGGCACCAAAGGCGCGGCCACGGAAAATAGTTCCGTCTTCAAATGCGATGATTCCAGTTTGTGTCGTTTTAGCCATGTTAGCGGAGGAGCAAAAAGAGAATTCGCCAGCATGCAAGCCTTGGCGCACAAAAAAGCCGCGCTCATTGCTGAGCGCGGCTGAAAAATCGAAAGAGTCGAATCAGTCTAGTTACCGACAGGCGCATTCAGCATCTGCTCCATCACTTGATCGAGCGAGAAAGTCGCCGCCTTCATGCGTGGTGGATACTCCTTGAAAGTCTGTAAGAACTCGCCGACATACGTCTGAGCGGGCACCAAGAGATACGCTCGGTCGAGCAACCAATCGTAGTAGGTGTTTGATGTAATAGGCGCACGCTCATAAGGATCGCGACGAACATTTAGGATCAATGGAATGCGTAGTGGCACGAATGGCTCCATCCATGCGCGGAAACCAGCTTCAGTCTTCTGCTCCATGAAGATCAACTTCCATTGCTCATAGCGCAACGCAGTCAAATCGCCATCATCCGAAAAGTAGAAAATCTCACTGCGAGGGCTTGGCACGCCTTGAGGATCCTTCAGGTGATCCATCAAGTTATAACCATCAAGGTGGATCTTATAGTCACGCCCTAGCGCGCTTGATGTATAGCCATCCAGCAAGTCTTCCTTGAGATCGGCATCACCTGCAGCTGCGACGAATGTCGGCAACCAGTCCATGTGATGCACCACGCCATTACTGACAGAACCGGGCTCCACGACTCCAGGCCAGCGAACCAAGCAGGGCACGCGCCAGCCGCCCTCCCAGTTGGTGTTCTTCTCACCGCGGAATGGTGTCGCAGCGGCATCGGGCCACGTGTTGTAGTGCGGACCATTATCAGTCGAGTAGTGAATAATCGTATTATCAGCGATACCCAGCTCGTCGATCACTGCGAGAAACTCACCAATGTGCATGTCATGCTCGATCATGCCGCAAGTATATACATCAGCCAGAGGGTTCTTCGCCTTGATCGCTGCTAGCTTCTCTTCGCTCACGTGTGTGCGAAAGTGCATGCGTGTGCCACTCCACCAGACAAACCATGGCTTGTCGGCTGCTTCTTGACGACGAATGAAGTCAATTGCACGAGCAACCGTGTCATCATCCACTGTTTCCATGCGCTTCTTAGTCAACGGACCGGTATCTTCGATCTTACCGTCTGCGAAGGAATGAATCACACCGCGTGGGCCGAACTTCTTACGAAACTCTGGATCTTTCGGATAATCTTCATTTTCCGGCTCTTCCTCGGCGTTGAGGTGGTAAAGGTTACCATAAAATTCATCAAAACCGTGATTGGTTGGTAGGTGCTCGTCGCGGTCACCGAGGTGATTCTTACCGAACTGCCCCGTGGCATAGCCGTGATCCTTCAGCAGCACCGCAATCGTTGGGTCGAGTTCGTTGATCCCTTGAGCCGCGCCCGGTAGGCCGACTTTAGAGAGACCCGTGCGAAACACACTCTGCCCCAAAATAAATGAGGAACGGCCCGCGGTGCAGGACTGCTCACCATAGTAATCGGTAAATAGAATACCTTCGTCAGCGATACGGTCGATATTCGGCGTATGGTAGCCCATCATGCCGCGAGTGTATGCGCTGATGTTAGATTGGCCGACATCGTCGCCCCAGATGACCAAAATATTTGGCTTATCGGCTGCTTGGGCGAAGCTCATCGAAGCTAGGCCCACCGCCAGTGTGAACAGTGTTTTTTTCATAGTTATAGTGAGGGTTTTTCTCAAACGCACAGAAGCAGAACGAATCGTATGCTTCCTGCACGAAAGGGTGAAGCTAACTAGTTACAAGGCCTCTTCATCAATTGCAATTGCGCAGGGCACTTTATACAAGAATTCTGCCCATTTTAATGGCCACTTTAACCAATAAATAACCTTACGTGTTTGAATCTGCAGACGGTTCACCTACTCTCACAAATCTATGAGCACCGCCCTCCCTAAAATCCTTGAACTCAGCAAGCGCATGCAGACGTCGATCATCGGTCAGCCTGCAGTCGTCGAGCGCCTGCTGCTCACCCTACTGTGCAATGGCAATGTGCTCGTTGAAGGCTTGCCCGGTCTCGCGAAAACGCGCGCCGTTAAAAGCCTCGCGCAAAATATGGAGGCCGACTTCAGTCGCATCCAATTCACGCCCGACCTACTGCCATCCGATATCACTGGCTCCGAAGTCTATCTGGGCGAAGACGCCGCTGAGCGCTTCGCGTTTCAACAAGGCCCCATCTTCGCCAACATTGTGCTCGCCGACGAAATCAACCGCGCCCCCGCAAAGGTGCAAGCCGCCCTGCTCGAAGCAATGGAAGAGCGCCAAGTCACGGTCGCCAGCAATTCGCACAAGTTGCCCGACCTCTTCATGGTCATGGCCACGCAGAATCCGATCGAGCAAGAAGGCACCTACCCGCTGCCTGAAGCACAGATGGACCGCTTTCTGCTACACGTCTATATCGACCACCCCGATCCAGCCTCCGAACTGGAAATCCTACGCCTCGTGCGTAACGAAGGTGGCGGCCACAATAACAAAGCGTCCGCGGAACCACTCGCTCAGGAGGTCGTCTTTACCGCCCGCGAAGAGATTGCACAAGTCAGCATCGCAGAATCACTTGAACGCTATATCGTCGACATCGTCGCAGCCACCCGCGGGCAAAATACCGCCGGCGAGTCCGTTGCTAAATACATTCAAGTCGGCGTCAGCCCACGCGGCTCGATCGCCCTCGACAAATGCGCCCGTGGACATGCCTGGCTACAGGGCCGCGACCATGTCACCGTCGAAGACATCCGCGCCATCGCTGGCGATTGCCTACGCCACCGCCTAGTGCTCAGCTTCGAAGCCAACGCCGACGGCGTCACCACCAACGACGTCATCGATACGTTGTTAAAGAACGTCGCGATTGCGTAATTCTCCTACCACCGGTCATGATTTGTGAACAGCATATCGAAGAGAGTTCGCGCCCCCAACGTAGGGGCTTTGCTTGCCGTTTCGACAGGCTCAAGGCCCTGAGCTTGTCGAAGGGCGAAGACCGCGCACTGCCGACAGGCACACGAAATTTCGTAACGTCTCCTGCCTTCGCGGTTCGCGCAAGCACGCCCCCTACAAAGCTCTCAGCCCTCCCACCTCAGGTCTCAGCTCTCAGGTCTCAGCTCTCAGCTCTCTTAACAAATGAACTGGAACCTACTAAAGCGTAAGAAAGCCAAAGCCGAATCGACCTCCGGCGCTTACGCAGAGCTAGATCAGCTCATCCGGCTCCGCTTTGAGACGCAGGACTTTTCGCTACGCCCCACGCAGCCAGTCTCCAGCGTGCTCAGTGGTCGTTATGGCTCCAAACTACGCGGCCGCGGCATGGA of Lentimonas sp. CC4 contains these proteins:
- the accD gene encoding acetyl-CoA carboxylase, carboxyltransferase subunit beta → MALFGKPQYSTVTVKKKDIPKDLWTKCPKTGEIIYNKVLKENLMVVPSSGYHFPLKARDRIHSMLDEGTFEEMDMGVSSLDPLEFNATSSYPEKLKANQNKTKETDTVISGVGIMGGIKVSIAVMDFRFMAASLGSAAGEKLTRTIERGVDQKIPVIIVSASGGARMQEGILSLMQMAKTSAALARLSEAKIPYFSILTNPTMAGVMASYASLGDVIIAEPEALIGFAGPRVIKETTQQDLPAGFQTSEFLVDRGLIDLIIPRGEMRDRMINMLKALYRAPKAAKAS
- a CDS encoding folylpolyglutamate synthase/dihydrofolate synthase family protein, whose translation is MSAPADYNATRDYLYSLKHKGAKYGIDRMRLFVDALGHPEEAFPVIHVAGTNGKGSTCSMLESIYRANGYKTGLYSSPHLVRQGERVQVNREILDEADIVAYTKHLKPVAEQIGEGDPDDHPSFFEFMTAMAFLRFAEAKVDLAFLETGLGGRLDATNVVDPELSIITSVSLDHIEQLGDTIEKISWEKAGIIKAGKPVLIGKLPDAAESVVRRVARDKGSPLYSVCERFPEFDALPETNLSGSCQRWNAATAVYAAEILNERFPIDTARTAEALQTIHWPGRWETIQLADKTLILDASHNPEGSEMLDENLQKLFEQTKQKPIIVAGTLGEFRARSLMAVVSRHARELHLLAPDQSRATPTDVLETCIPKTNTAPIHHRELEDIFPAVGICTLGEPGDTIVVTGSLYLIGEVLEHLTCETPVQQGKLQDTP
- a CDS encoding cation:proton antiporter; its protein translation is MAAHDMHLLLNLGFIVITAATFAFLGKLIRMPTIVGYILAGMVLGPGLHLVELDHSLELISELGIALLLFLVGLELSFEKVKDLGRVALILGGAQVLLTAIGGTLVAFCMGFSPMAAVFLGGTVTFSSTVVVIKLLDQKGAMSRLYARISVALFLAQDIVVIAALTILTGFGGSEPLAPLDLLINFGKAFGGMGLLLIISLIASRYLLPKPFAWAARSPETVFIWALCWCFLVVVLAHKFHLSVEIGAFLAGIAIAQLPIHEDLHRRLHPLMAFFIAVFLVTLGIKMELSSFGAIWPAALGLSAFVLLIKPIIVFSILARLRFSEYTAFQTAIATGQVSEFAFILLALGATTGLIGPDIVALGGLVGMITIALSSYLIIHSEALYRIIARTGILKRLGAKQEPDKETLRHRKDHVIVVGMNALGREIVKQLTLRSERVLAIDTDPKKLEGLGGADTLIGNVEYQSVVEEVGLREARLVVSALQIEDTNHLLAYRCRSAGVPSAIHAFDMSVVEDLLDLDTTYLMMPAADGIIQQRDLMEEEGVFHR
- a CDS encoding cation:proton antiporter, whose protein sequence is MSGICILLVAAAIAFGLAKLLRLPPIPLLMLIGAVLHELANFWDIKVPEDLLSEMMELGLAMLVFTAGVDLSPRRMLGRTRAIITVASVQFFILGLAGVITAFALGYDVTTALYLGCALSASSTLVVVRHLQRRRQMFEPFGRLVLGVLLVQDLFIILIMVALLKSPEGGVESFFAVTRAVGLGCVAIGIHRWFVPWITRRLKLDDEELMLGALGILFVFSGLAYVLKLPFLVGAFFAGFSISAFPMNGLVRGMLGSLSSFFLALFFIAVGASLTMPQGDMLWHSLVFIIVLIIVTVGLVSVIGEAVGYSTRASIEAGILLSQTSEFSLLLALAGMSSGQISAELFSMITLITVSTMTLTPLISRDKIAWSLMKLHPRYRRGELDSANLRGHAVLLGYGRAGRQTLQLFKEHDIPVIVIDDDAAVIRKLIALDVRCIQGDGANPRILKQANCRQAKAVVCSMRRTRDAKIALDYLRNHSTKVFIRTFEPDETEFVKKAGGYPIETARASAHTMIEWLDVNLKEG
- a CDS encoding addiction module protein encodes the protein MNPDVSKMSRMERLQAMESFWDAMCQDEKNAPSSQGWHGAVLEERRQTIASGDAKWLSLDELKKRLRR
- a CDS encoding type II toxin-antitoxin system ParD family antitoxin; this encodes MNVSLTPKLDQFVADQVKQGRYRSSSEVVREGLRLLEANEAKLQNLQQQVEEGRQSGYNNGKPAMQRLRETLKNKHGV
- a CDS encoding type II toxin-antitoxin system RelE/ParE family toxin; protein product: MSDYALSRQAETDIEAILDYIAQDDPVSAVAFYESLDRLFRRLADFPKIGRERNEISIGLRSIPTGRYVIYFEQENPVQIVRVLHSALELDDAW
- the carA gene encoding glutamine-hydrolyzing carbamoyl-phosphate synthase small subunit, with product MAKTTQTGIIAFEDGTIFRGRAFGAVATNVGEACFNTSMTGYQEILTDPSYFSQIVTMTAVQIGNYGICPDDVESDGPKVKGFIVREVSPVASNWRSNTSIQDYLAEAGIPGIEGVDTRAITKKLRVSGALKACISTEDITDEEAVQRAKDFGGLVGVDFVKEVTAKEAYEWDPERKQSTPFTVVGTQLLSDAAPTKRYKVAALDFGGKFSIYRKLQHHGFDVHVFPATATAEEIKAISPDGVFLSNGPGDPSAVDYAHATVKELIELYPTFGICLGHQIITHAIGAKTFKLKFGHRGGNQPVKNLETGKVSITAQNHGFASTREELEAAGAIVTEINLNDETVEGLRLKDKPVFSVQYHPEAAPGPNDADALFVDFYKLVAANAK
- a CDS encoding arylsulfatase, which gives rise to MKKTLFTLAVGLASMSFAQAADKPNILVIWGDDVGQSNISAYTRGMMGYHTPNIDRIADEGILFTDYYGEQSCTAGRSSFILGQSVFRTGLSKVGLPGAAQGINELDPTIAVLLKDHGYATGQFGKNHLGDRDEHLPTNHGFDEFYGNLYHLNAEEEPENEDYPKDPEFRKKFGPRGVIHSFADGKIEDTGPLTKKRMETVDDDTVARAIDFIRRQEAADKPWFVWWSGTRMHFRTHVSEEKLAAIKAKNPLADVYTCGMIEHDMHIGEFLAVIDELGIADNTIIHYSTDNGPHYNTWPDAAATPFRGEKNTNWEGGWRVPCLVRWPGVVEPGSVSNGVVHHMDWLPTFVAAAGDADLKEDLLDGYTSSALGRDYKIHLDGYNLMDHLKDPQGVPSPRSEIFYFSDDGDLTALRYEQWKLIFMEQKTEAGFRAWMEPFVPLRIPLILNVRRDPYERAPITSNTYYDWLLDRAYLLVPAQTYVGEFLQTFKEYPPRMKAATFSLDQVMEQMLNAPVGN
- a CDS encoding MoxR family ATPase — protein: MSTALPKILELSKRMQTSIIGQPAVVERLLLTLLCNGNVLVEGLPGLAKTRAVKSLAQNMEADFSRIQFTPDLLPSDITGSEVYLGEDAAERFAFQQGPIFANIVLADEINRAPAKVQAALLEAMEERQVTVASNSHKLPDLFMVMATQNPIEQEGTYPLPEAQMDRFLLHVYIDHPDPASELEILRLVRNEGGGHNNKASAEPLAQEVVFTAREEIAQVSIAESLERYIVDIVAATRGQNTAGESVAKYIQVGVSPRGSIALDKCARGHAWLQGRDHVTVEDIRAIAGDCLRHRLVLSFEANADGVTTNDVIDTLLKNVAIA